One Paenibacillus sp. FSL H7-0737 DNA segment encodes these proteins:
- a CDS encoding Gfo/Idh/MocA family protein: MRTLTAVLLGAGSRGRFIYGPYAEKFPNELKIVAVAEPDDERRNRFAEIHRIAPEHVYDSWEKVFDQGQMADVMIIATLDRMHYIPAMKAMELGYHVMLEKPMSPSMEECIELEQASLRYKRLLVVTHVLRYSPFWSGIKKCIEDGELGTIGTIQLTENVGYMHMTHSYVRGNWRNSEETSPMILAKSCHDLDLISWLMNQSCTSVSSYGSLLHFRAENAPEGSADRCINGCEVEKECAFSAMKIYIQPPEHPWARYMTNDLSQEGILKALKEGPWGRCVYRCDNNVVDHQVVNMEFENGANASFIMSGLTQSGTRRVQIMGTQGEIIGDMDKGSFTLYRYVSGEKVEIGCNVEGDGHGGGDDRMVSSFLRNVRQFDSNPSQGLTSATASLQSHLIAFASEHSRLNAGQAVKLSDLQKKGEMSV; this comes from the coding sequence TTGAGAACATTAACAGCTGTATTACTTGGCGCTGGCAGTCGAGGAAGATTTATTTATGGGCCCTACGCGGAGAAGTTCCCGAATGAATTAAAGATTGTTGCCGTAGCTGAGCCGGATGATGAACGTAGAAATCGATTTGCAGAGATTCATAGAATTGCCCCAGAGCATGTCTACGATTCTTGGGAGAAAGTATTCGATCAGGGTCAAATGGCGGACGTGATGATAATTGCTACGCTCGATCGGATGCATTATATACCAGCGATGAAAGCGATGGAGCTAGGCTATCATGTCATGCTAGAGAAGCCGATGTCTCCTTCCATGGAAGAATGCATCGAATTGGAGCAAGCTTCGCTTCGGTATAAGCGATTGCTCGTCGTAACCCATGTCCTGCGATATTCCCCGTTCTGGTCTGGGATCAAAAAATGCATCGAAGACGGTGAACTCGGAACGATAGGTACGATTCAATTAACCGAAAATGTGGGCTACATGCATATGACACACAGTTATGTCCGCGGGAATTGGCGCAATTCGGAGGAGACGAGTCCCATGATCCTGGCCAAATCATGCCATGATCTGGATCTCATCTCATGGCTTATGAATCAATCGTGTACAAGCGTGAGCTCGTACGGATCATTACTGCATTTCAGGGCGGAGAACGCTCCGGAAGGCTCCGCGGATCGCTGTATCAACGGCTGTGAGGTTGAGAAGGAATGCGCCTTCTCGGCGATGAAAATATATATTCAGCCCCCGGAACACCCTTGGGCACGCTATATGACGAATGATTTGTCGCAAGAGGGGATCTTGAAGGCGCTGAAGGAAGGACCGTGGGGTCGCTGCGTGTATCGCTGCGATAATAATGTCGTGGATCACCAGGTAGTCAACATGGAGTTCGAGAACGGAGCGAATGCATCGTTCATCATGTCAGGGCTGACACAGAGCGGCACGCGCCGGGTTCAAATTATGGGAACTCAAGGCGAGATCATCGGGGATATGGACAAAGGATCTTTCACGCTGTACCGCTATGTATCGGGCGAGAAGGTTGAGATTGGCTGCAATGTGGAAGGCGATGGCCATGGAGGCGGCGATGACCGTATGGTAAGCTCATTCCTGCGGAATGTGCGTCAATTCGACAGTAATCCATCGCAAGGCTTGACCTCGGCGACGGCATCCCTTCAGAGTCATTTGATCGCATTCGCGTCGGAACATTCTAGATTGAACGCAGGTCAGGCGGTCAAGCTTTCGGACTTGCAGAAGAAAGGAGAAATGTCTGTATAA
- a CDS encoding response regulator, protein MYRLLIVDDLPIIVDGLLELFNETDHLQLEVMKAYSGEEALEVLSHHRIDIVISDIKMPGLEGIELLREIKSQWPACKVIFLTGYNDFHYAKSAITYGGFDYILKVESDEKIIQSVERAIEKIEEENNQEQMIARAQSKMRLALPSLQKEYVWELFQGKHVSDSQLKQAFKEIDIRLDATLPVYLLIGRVDAWKEMFTTPDKALLTYAVQNICDEYLSTQVRCYSVVFELSKIVWMIQPKIPDGSSIEYGDQDWIRAHRYTSGILETVQGNCKRLLSLSVSFLLGSEATTWDNISDRFHSIKYGLVQGHGLFNEVILTDKDIQREVNGDLSGNYHDAFYHARVQLLMSCLENNHREQFNKLYAELTSIWNDEESPNERKIELYHSLSAIFLFYIHKNREIRDYINTLMDLDKLYRYGDSASWSELIQYFSQMADCFFEWNALRGTQLPTEVVNKVHRYIEEHISTDISLNALADYVSLNPSYLSRLYKQITGIGLSKYVNDYRNLIAKDMLLNTSMKVNEIAAALGYNSALAFIRFFKKQNETTPQDFRMARTHIQNQGQ, encoded by the coding sequence ATGTACCGACTGCTAATCGTCGATGACCTTCCCATTATTGTCGATGGTCTTCTGGAGCTATTCAATGAGACCGATCATTTACAACTCGAGGTTATGAAGGCATATTCAGGTGAAGAAGCACTGGAGGTACTGTCTCATCATCGTATTGATATCGTGATTTCCGACATTAAGATGCCTGGACTGGAAGGGATTGAGCTGCTTCGGGAAATCAAATCCCAGTGGCCGGCCTGCAAAGTTATTTTCTTAACAGGATACAATGATTTTCATTATGCTAAGAGCGCAATTACGTACGGTGGGTTCGATTATATTCTGAAGGTCGAAAGTGATGAGAAAATTATTCAGTCCGTAGAACGGGCGATTGAGAAAATTGAAGAAGAAAATAACCAAGAACAGATGATCGCTAGAGCGCAATCCAAAATGAGACTGGCATTGCCCTCCCTGCAAAAAGAGTATGTGTGGGAGCTCTTTCAAGGCAAGCATGTATCGGATAGCCAATTAAAGCAGGCGTTCAAAGAAATCGATATCCGGCTTGATGCGACATTGCCGGTTTACTTGCTCATAGGCAGGGTAGACGCATGGAAAGAAATGTTCACGACGCCGGATAAAGCGTTATTGACTTACGCCGTACAGAACATTTGCGATGAGTATTTGTCCACGCAGGTCAGATGCTATTCCGTTGTATTCGAGTTATCCAAAATCGTCTGGATGATTCAACCGAAAATCCCGGATGGATCGTCTATCGAATATGGGGATCAGGATTGGATCAGAGCTCATCGGTATACGAGCGGAATTCTGGAGACTGTGCAGGGAAATTGCAAGAGATTGCTGAGTTTATCGGTTTCTTTCCTTCTTGGAAGTGAAGCAACGACATGGGATAACATATCTGATCGGTTTCACTCGATCAAATACGGCCTGGTACAAGGACATGGATTATTTAATGAGGTCATATTGACCGATAAAGACATTCAAAGAGAAGTGAACGGTGATCTGAGTGGGAACTACCACGATGCCTTCTATCACGCCCGTGTTCAATTGCTGATGTCTTGTCTCGAGAATAATCATCGGGAGCAATTCAACAAGCTGTATGCCGAACTAACGTCCATTTGGAATGATGAGGAGTCGCCGAATGAGAGGAAGATCGAACTGTATCATTCGCTTTCAGCTATTTTTCTGTTCTATATCCATAAGAATCGGGAAATTCGGGATTACATCAATACGCTGATGGATCTGGATAAGTTATATCGCTATGGAGATTCCGCATCATGGTCGGAGCTGATTCAATACTTCTCGCAAATGGCGGATTGCTTCTTCGAATGGAATGCGCTGCGGGGTACGCAATTGCCGACAGAGGTCGTGAATAAGGTGCATCGATATATTGAAGAACATATTTCCACTGATATTTCCTTAAATGCGCTGGCCGATTACGTGAGCTTGAATCCATCGTATTTATCCCGACTTTATAAGCAAATCACTGGAATAGGGTTATCTAAATATGTGAACGACTATCGTAACCTGATCGCCAAGGATATGCTGCTCAACACATCGATGAAAGTGAATGAAATTGCTGCTGCCCTGGGGTACAACTCAGCACTTGCATTTATTCGCTTCTTCAAGAAGCAGAATGAAACAACTCCGCAAGATTTCCGTATGGCAAGGACTCATATACAGAATCAAGGTCAATAA
- a CDS encoding sensor histidine kinase, whose protein sequence is MKIRFLIKDSSIFQKIMAAFLAALFPLMAITWLINEKGSDNIRSEISESILNTTRFYLDSLDKEADRISRYLPNYVMDKDLMEIATTGNYMSYYDRAQKILDIQRRLELMKNSSPFIQEARAYIPLIDRTILSNKFETSMNKQEYASMQQNKRLYEEPFIYWNDRLFISMQYPINTVKNPIYIVAVELSTIKIRETLSQIGSSRGGQSVLLNLERGWEIESDMDPELLEQMKSFAADKRELQKDEGYETIMYNGKRFLTVYKYSSLWNSYSIMCIPEETILGSLEIYRTLFWWACVLAVGIVVFFSYFLLRFIYRPLMKLVHSFRRVQQNRLEPIVIDRGADEFGYLYQAFNNTIRSLKTLIEENYEQQIRNQRSELKRLQSQINPHFLYNCFFVLCRLIKSENQKEKAYQFCLYIGQYFQFITRDDEDDIPLGLEVNHSRTYVDMQTICYGDRIQVKFEGDVPDLFVPRLILQPIIENAYKHALGNMIQQGELWVHCERVGDVFSIYVEDNGRSISDAEIEQLQKRLRQSTTRMEETTGIINVHRRIQLRYGEEYGITVSRSALGGLQVRINLSAN, encoded by the coding sequence ATGAAAATCCGATTCTTGATTAAAGATTCCTCTATATTCCAGAAAATAATGGCTGCCTTTCTGGCAGCCTTGTTTCCGCTCATGGCGATTACCTGGTTGATTAATGAGAAGGGTTCGGACAATATTCGGAGTGAAATTTCCGAGTCTATTCTAAATACGACTCGCTTCTATCTGGATTCACTCGACAAGGAAGCAGACCGGATCAGCCGTTATTTGCCGAACTATGTGATGGACAAAGATTTGATGGAAATTGCAACTACAGGCAATTACATGAGTTATTACGATCGTGCGCAAAAAATATTAGATATCCAAAGACGGCTTGAATTGATGAAGAACTCAAGTCCATTTATTCAAGAAGCAAGGGCGTATATCCCTCTTATCGACCGAACGATTCTTAGCAATAAATTTGAAACTTCGATGAATAAGCAGGAATATGCTTCTATGCAGCAAAACAAGAGATTATACGAAGAACCTTTCATTTACTGGAACGATCGATTATTTATTTCCATGCAATACCCCATTAATACCGTTAAAAATCCGATTTATATCGTAGCGGTTGAATTATCGACTATCAAAATCAGAGAAACGTTATCTCAAATCGGCAGCTCGCGTGGTGGACAGAGCGTATTGCTCAATCTGGAACGTGGTTGGGAGATCGAGAGTGACATGGATCCGGAACTGCTGGAACAAATGAAATCCTTCGCTGCGGATAAGCGGGAATTGCAAAAAGACGAAGGATACGAAACGATTATGTATAATGGTAAGCGGTTTCTTACGGTATATAAATACTCCAGTCTCTGGAATTCCTATTCGATTATGTGCATTCCCGAAGAGACGATTTTGGGTTCTCTTGAGATCTATCGAACATTGTTCTGGTGGGCTTGCGTGCTAGCTGTGGGTATTGTCGTTTTCTTCTCCTACTTTCTATTACGATTTATCTATCGGCCATTAATGAAACTTGTGCATTCCTTTCGGCGCGTTCAGCAGAATAGGCTGGAACCGATCGTGATCGATCGTGGAGCCGATGAGTTCGGGTATTTGTACCAAGCTTTTAATAATACGATCCGATCCTTGAAAACACTAATCGAGGAAAATTACGAGCAGCAAATCAGGAACCAGCGTTCCGAACTGAAACGATTGCAATCGCAAATTAATCCTCATTTTTTATATAACTGTTTTTTTGTATTGTGCCGGTTAATTAAATCCGAGAATCAGAAGGAAAAGGCTTATCAATTCTGCCTGTACATCGGACAATATTTTCAGTTCATTACTCGTGATGACGAGGATGATATTCCGCTGGGGCTGGAGGTCAATCATTCTCGCACGTATGTAGACATGCAAACCATATGTTACGGAGACCGTATTCAAGTCAAGTTCGAAGGTGATGTTCCCGATCTCTTCGTGCCGAGGCTGATTCTGCAGCCGATCATCGAAAATGCTTATAAGCATGCCTTGGGCAATATGATTCAGCAGGGTGAGCTATGGGTTCATTGTGAGCGGGTGGGTGATGTATTCTCCATCTATGTCGAAGATAATGGCCGAAGCATCTCCGATGCGGAGATCGAACAGCTTCAGAAGCGACTGCGTCAATCCACCACTCGGATGGAGGAAACAACCGGAATCATAAATGTGCATCGCAGAATACAACTGCGGTACGGTGAGGAATATGGCATTACAGTGTCACGTTCTGCTCTTGGTGGACTTCAAGTAAGAATCAATCTAAGCGCGAACTAG
- a CDS encoding carbohydrate ABC transporter permease, which translates to MRTNRSFGRKLFLICNFIFLASVSLLCLMPIIHILALSFSSGQAASAGKVILWPVEFTTAAYANVFGKPEYLRAFWVSIQRVLMGTTISMFLTIITAYPLSKDSRQFRLRTFYSWFFVFTILFSGGLIPNYLTVKNLGMLDTIWALVLPGAVTVFNVILLLNFYRSLPKELEESSLLDGAGQFTTLWKIYVPLSLPALATTGLFTMVGHWNSWFDGMIYMNHPENYPLQTFLQTIIIKMDFRFIKPERAELMIKLSDRTSRAAQIFVAAFPILIVYPFLQRFFIKGIVMGSVKE; encoded by the coding sequence GTGCGTACTAACAGATCATTCGGAAGAAAATTGTTTTTGATATGTAATTTTATTTTTCTGGCATCCGTATCTTTGTTATGCCTCATGCCTATTATTCATATTTTGGCGCTCTCGTTCAGCTCCGGGCAGGCAGCATCCGCCGGAAAAGTCATCCTGTGGCCTGTTGAATTCACAACGGCTGCTTATGCTAACGTATTTGGAAAACCTGAATATTTACGCGCATTCTGGGTATCGATTCAGCGGGTCCTTATGGGAACGACAATCAGCATGTTCCTGACGATTATCACGGCCTATCCATTATCCAAAGATTCTCGCCAATTTCGGTTGCGGACCTTCTATTCATGGTTTTTCGTATTCACGATTTTATTCAGTGGCGGGCTTATTCCAAACTATTTAACCGTGAAGAACCTTGGGATGCTCGATACAATCTGGGCTTTGGTGCTGCCGGGAGCGGTCACGGTGTTCAACGTTATTCTGCTGCTGAATTTCTACCGCAGTCTGCCCAAAGAACTTGAGGAATCTTCGCTGCTCGATGGGGCGGGTCAATTTACTACCTTATGGAAAATATATGTGCCGCTATCGTTGCCGGCATTGGCAACGACAGGTCTTTTCACTATGGTGGGGCATTGGAATAGCTGGTTTGATGGTATGATTTACATGAATCATCCCGAGAATTATCCGCTGCAGACCTTCCTGCAGACGATCATTATCAAAATGGATTTCCGCTTTATTAAACCTGAGAGGGCAGAATTAATGATCAAATTGTCCGATCGTACGAGCAGGGCAGCTCAAATATTCGTAGCAGCATTTCCGATTCTTATCGTGTATCCGTTCTTGCAGCGGTTCTTCATTAAAGGAATTGTGATGGGGAGTGTCAAAGAATAA
- a CDS encoding ABC transporter permease, whose amino-acid sequence MNVLTRMWKREWPLHLMLVPGIVLVLIFSYIPMAGIMMAFQKYVPNKGLFGSPFIGLKNLQLLMDYPDIGRIFFNTVYIAVMKIVAGMIVPVTIAILLNELRKEWVKRTFQTLVYLPHFLSWVLLSGILIDVLSPSSGILNQVLGLFGIDPVFFLGDNKWFPYVMVISDVWKEFGFGTIVYLAALTSINPSLYEAAEIDGAGRFKQTLHVTLPGMLPIIVLMFTLSIGNVLNAGFDQIFNLYSPPVYESADIIDTFVYRMGIEQAQFGFATAVGLLKSVISFIFVSMSYILAYRVANYRIF is encoded by the coding sequence ATGAATGTATTAACGCGTATGTGGAAGAGGGAGTGGCCGCTTCACTTGATGTTGGTTCCTGGGATCGTATTGGTCCTCATCTTCAGTTATATCCCGATGGCCGGCATTATGATGGCCTTTCAGAAATACGTACCGAATAAAGGGTTGTTCGGCTCACCATTTATTGGTCTTAAAAACCTTCAGTTACTGATGGATTACCCCGATATCGGCCGGATATTCTTCAATACAGTATACATTGCGGTGATGAAAATTGTAGCAGGTATGATCGTTCCGGTCACCATAGCGATACTTCTGAATGAGCTGCGGAAAGAATGGGTCAAACGGACCTTCCAGACGCTCGTGTACTTGCCGCATTTTCTATCATGGGTCTTGTTAAGCGGTATTCTAATCGATGTATTGTCTCCATCTTCCGGTATTCTCAATCAAGTGCTTGGCTTGTTTGGTATCGACCCTGTTTTTTTCCTGGGTGACAACAAATGGTTCCCTTATGTCATGGTCATATCGGATGTATGGAAAGAGTTCGGATTTGGTACGATTGTCTATCTGGCTGCGCTTACCAGTATTAATCCGTCACTGTACGAGGCAGCGGAGATCGACGGCGCAGGACGCTTTAAGCAGACGTTACATGTGACGCTGCCGGGGATGCTTCCTATTATCGTTCTCATGTTTACGCTTAGTATCGGGAATGTACTGAATGCCGGATTTGATCAAATCTTCAACCTATATAGTCCTCCCGTCTATGAAAGCGCGGATATTATCGATACCTTCGTATATCGTATGGGGATTGAGCAAGCACAGTTCGGTTTCGCTACGGCCGTAGGACTGCTGAAATCCGTCATCTCTTTCATATTCGTATCTATGTCCTATATCTTAGCCTATCGTGTAGCGAATTACCGCATTTTCTAA
- a CDS encoding extracellular solute-binding protein, which yields MKKKSRILLIVALILSLTITACGKTTNEGEKQPEKQPETPVEQKNEVIEVSTVSASDQYLKFDEGESFEKNSVYDAYEKDIGVKLTNKWVSADDVQFKEKVKMSIASNDLPDFMKVNATQLKELTEADMIMDITDVYDKNATDETKKFLSMDGGMQLKTATFDGKLMGIPSSYNPYQYQFLYVRTDWLKKLNLPEPKTMADLLTIAEAFKTKDPGGTGKPYGIVISKDPFNNQSTAVTGLIAFLNSYHAYENLWMEDGNGNLVNSDIQPQVKDALKALQEMFKKGLIDPEFVVKDVEKAAELLYNNNAGIVYGQSWVPAQLAKGAVKDGKVVQEWGVFPIPSVDSEPALSQIGLGVDEYYVISKQAKHPEGVIKLLNHWIVVDNHPTPEQKVYEYGKDLKEKGNNYWLLSPLRVGKQKDNNGEILPKAIENKDESILETKDQKTRYERAMKYVDGTDINMWWEYLISGPKGAYSLVPEIQNNKQYLQNKFYGAPTPTMADRQEILKKKRDEVYFKIMMNQVSVDEFDKFVEEWKKLGGDEMTKEVNEWYATHKQ from the coding sequence ATGAAGAAAAAAAGTAGAATACTTCTGATCGTCGCATTGATCCTAAGTTTAACTATCACGGCATGCGGCAAAACCACAAATGAAGGGGAGAAGCAGCCTGAGAAGCAGCCTGAGACACCTGTGGAACAAAAAAATGAAGTGATTGAAGTTTCAACAGTTTCGGCAAGCGATCAGTATCTCAAATTCGATGAGGGCGAAAGCTTTGAGAAGAACTCGGTCTATGATGCGTATGAGAAAGATATCGGCGTGAAGCTCACGAATAAATGGGTGTCCGCCGATGACGTTCAATTCAAGGAAAAAGTGAAGATGTCCATCGCCTCCAATGATCTTCCGGACTTCATGAAGGTTAATGCTACACAGCTGAAAGAGCTGACCGAAGCGGATATGATTATGGATATCACGGACGTATATGACAAGAATGCGACAGATGAGACTAAGAAATTCTTGTCGATGGATGGCGGAATGCAACTGAAGACCGCCACTTTCGACGGTAAACTCATGGGGATTCCAAGTTCTTATAATCCGTACCAGTATCAGTTCCTCTATGTACGCACGGACTGGCTGAAGAAATTGAACCTGCCGGAACCGAAGACGATGGCGGATCTCTTGACGATCGCCGAAGCGTTCAAAACAAAAGATCCAGGCGGCACTGGGAAACCGTATGGAATTGTAATTAGCAAAGATCCATTTAACAACCAGTCCACAGCTGTAACAGGACTAATAGCATTCTTGAATAGTTACCATGCTTATGAAAATCTTTGGATGGAAGACGGAAATGGCAATTTGGTCAACAGTGACATTCAGCCTCAAGTGAAAGACGCACTTAAGGCGCTGCAGGAAATGTTCAAGAAAGGATTAATTGATCCTGAGTTCGTCGTTAAAGATGTGGAGAAAGCAGCAGAGCTCCTCTATAACAACAACGCAGGTATCGTATACGGCCAGTCTTGGGTACCGGCTCAGCTCGCTAAAGGCGCAGTAAAGGATGGTAAAGTCGTACAAGAGTGGGGCGTATTCCCGATTCCATCGGTGGATAGCGAACCTGCACTATCGCAGATAGGTTTGGGTGTTGACGAATATTATGTTATCTCCAAGCAAGCGAAGCATCCGGAAGGCGTTATTAAATTGCTGAACCATTGGATTGTCGTGGATAATCATCCGACGCCAGAACAGAAAGTGTATGAGTATGGTAAAGACCTGAAGGAGAAAGGCAACAACTACTGGCTTCTAAGCCCGCTTCGTGTTGGTAAACAAAAGGATAATAACGGTGAAATATTGCCAAAAGCGATCGAGAACAAAGACGAAAGCATTTTGGAGACGAAAGATCAAAAAACTCGTTACGAGCGTGCCATGAAGTATGTTGACGGTACCGATATCAACATGTGGTGGGAATATCTGATCTCAGGTCCAAAAGGTGCATATTCACTTGTTCCTGAAATTCAGAACAATAAACAGTACCTACAAAACAAATTCTACGGCGCACCGACTCCAACCATGGCAGATCGACAAGAAATCCTGAAGAAGAAGCGGGATGAAGTATACTTCAAGATTATGATGAATCAAGTATCCGTGGATGAATTCGATAAATTCGTAGAAGAGTGGAAAAAGCTTGGCGGCGACGAAATGACCAAAGAAGTCAATGAATGGTACGCGACTCACAAACAATGA
- a CDS encoding phosphotransferase, whose product MGRIFGTSYLVARVSRMHGGAQKVVYKIECSNGFSCVLYVWDLSMNYFEEEKANEDINEQSYGSDLFELNNKYLTQHGIQTPALYDLNKERDRYPFDYALVEYIDGRKAETFFQHSELAAQDKVFQQLGDMLTTMHTTERQFFGKANANEISTEQCHSLQMENAKVQLAYASQHMEKIGSNQSKLLDKLYELESRIKPRKQYGFIHGELGPDHVLVNDKLEPFLIDIEGAAFFDIEHEHSFLEMRFGDFYRYLKNDKLDPDRLLFYQLHHHISLTSAGLKLQHRGFPDQKFAKGLAEYQSERALRFIEK is encoded by the coding sequence ATTGGACGGATTTTTGGCACCAGTTATTTAGTTGCTCGTGTTTCACGAATGCATGGTGGCGCACAAAAGGTGGTCTACAAGATTGAGTGCAGTAATGGATTTTCCTGCGTTTTGTATGTGTGGGATCTTTCCATGAATTATTTTGAAGAAGAAAAAGCGAATGAAGATATAAATGAACAGTCCTATGGAAGTGATTTGTTTGAATTAAACAATAAGTATTTAACACAACATGGAATTCAGACCCCAGCACTTTATGATCTGAACAAGGAAAGAGATCGTTACCCATTTGATTATGCGCTTGTTGAATATATAGATGGACGTAAGGCAGAAACCTTTTTCCAACATTCCGAGTTAGCTGCTCAAGATAAAGTGTTTCAGCAGTTGGGGGATATGCTTACTACAATGCATACCACCGAAAGGCAGTTTTTTGGGAAAGCCAATGCTAACGAGATCAGTACAGAACAATGTCATTCATTACAAATGGAAAATGCGAAAGTACAGCTAGCTTACGCCTCTCAGCATATGGAGAAGATTGGGTCTAATCAAAGTAAACTGCTCGATAAGTTGTATGAGCTTGAATCAAGAATTAAGCCTAGAAAGCAGTATGGATTTATTCATGGGGAACTGGGTCCTGACCATGTATTGGTTAATGATAAGCTGGAGCCCTTTCTGATCGATATCGAAGGAGCAGCGTTCTTTGATATTGAGCATGAGCATAGTTTTTTGGAGATGCGATTTGGAGATTTCTATCGGTATCTTAAGAACGATAAGCTTGATCCGGATAGGCTGTTATTTTATCAATTGCATCACCATATATCATTAACTTCAGCGGGTTTAAAGCTACAGCACAGAGGATTTCCCGATCAAAAATTCGCAAAAGGTCTAGCTGAATATCAATCTGAACGTGCGCTTAGGTTTATCGAAAAATGA
- a CDS encoding pyridoxamine 5'-phosphate oxidase family protein, producing MNSVRYKSRECLDQEKIERFLQQARLGYLGLADGNLPYVVPLNYVWTEGKLYFHGAGDGRRNQVMSDNSEVCFTVCEEYGTITDPVPAKTDTAYMSVMIFGQAEPITDLDEATHVLQEMMNKYVPGYYNRPLSKQHVEKYRSAVFGGPVQVYRVIPSHMTAKESPIEAEKMYKKDMDTERQV from the coding sequence ATGAATTCGGTTCGTTACAAGAGCAGGGAATGCCTGGATCAAGAGAAGATTGAAAGGTTCCTTCAGCAAGCGAGATTGGGTTATCTTGGGTTGGCTGATGGCAATCTCCCCTATGTTGTGCCACTTAATTATGTATGGACAGAAGGGAAACTCTATTTTCACGGGGCTGGAGACGGAAGGCGTAATCAGGTGATGAGTGATAATTCAGAGGTGTGTTTTACGGTATGTGAGGAATACGGAACCATTACGGATCCGGTACCTGCGAAAACGGATACAGCTTATATGAGCGTAATGATATTCGGACAAGCAGAACCGATCACGGATTTGGATGAAGCCACTCATGTACTTCAGGAAATGATGAATAAGTATGTACCAGGTTACTATAATCGCCCCCTATCCAAGCAGCATGTGGAGAAGTATAGATCAGCTGTATTCGGCGGTCCGGTTCAAGTTTATAGGGTAATTCCAAGCCACATGACGGCAAAAGAGAGTCCTATTGAAGCGGAAAAAATGTATAAAAAGGACATGGATACTGAGCGTCAAGTTTAA